A single region of the Psychrobacter alimentarius genome encodes:
- the rapZ gene encoding RNase adapter RapZ: MDLSQDKSNDHSEQAARKVATDKLSILVISGLSGSGKTSVLNILEDLGYYSIDNLPLSLLANATHKLINESGIRRIALGVDIRTPRADLSNFAEMHESLKAEYGDHAVKVVYVTAQESTLVARFNATRRVHPLMSQDVNDEHAKHVAFNLPAAIKREIELLEPIADHADIRIDTSDLNIHQLKDLLREYIGMDNQIVVNLLSFGFKYGSPIDADFVFDVRILPNPHWNPELRMATGLDAEVATFFADCPEVAEMTSDIAVFLTRWLPEFLHNNRHTVTVAIGCTGGKHRSVFITDNLQRRLAATMPEGIKVLAKHREKHRW, from the coding sequence ATGGATTTAAGTCAGGATAAAAGTAACGATCATTCTGAGCAGGCAGCGCGTAAAGTCGCTACTGACAAGCTCAGTATTTTGGTCATATCAGGTCTGTCAGGGTCAGGTAAAACCTCAGTATTGAATATACTAGAAGATTTAGGCTATTACTCTATTGATAACTTACCTTTATCTTTGCTTGCGAATGCCACTCATAAATTGATCAATGAAAGCGGTATTCGTCGCATTGCACTGGGTGTCGATATTCGAACGCCTCGTGCGGATTTGTCCAACTTTGCAGAGATGCACGAATCCTTAAAGGCTGAATATGGTGATCATGCCGTCAAGGTGGTATATGTCACGGCTCAAGAGAGCACATTGGTAGCACGTTTCAATGCAACTCGCCGTGTCCATCCATTAATGTCTCAAGACGTTAATGACGAGCATGCTAAGCACGTCGCTTTTAATCTACCAGCCGCGATTAAAAGAGAAATTGAGCTACTAGAACCAATAGCAGATCATGCAGATATAAGAATTGATACAAGTGATCTCAATATTCATCAGCTGAAAGATCTTTTACGTGAATACATCGGCATGGACAATCAAATTGTCGTCAATTTACTGTCTTTTGGCTTTAAATATGGCAGTCCTATTGATGCAGACTTTGTATTTGATGTAAGGATTTTGCCAAATCCTCATTGGAATCCGGAGCTACGCATGGCAACAGGTCTTGATGCTGAAGTTGCCACCTTTTTTGCTGATTGTCCAGAAGTGGCTGAAATGACCAGTGACATCGCTGTATTTTTAACCCGCTGGTTGCCAGAGTTTTTACACAACAACCGCCACACGGTGACAGTGGCCATTGGCTGTACTGGCGGTAAGCATCGCTCCGTATTTATTACGGATAATTTGCAACGTCGCCTTGCTGCTACTATGCCAGAAGGCATCAAAGTACTGGCGAAGCACCGCGAAAAGCATCGTTGGTAG
- the yjgA gene encoding ribosome biogenesis factor YjgA — MIDWSEQDMRVSRTELKKAHERLQELSIPLANLSKKQLKTLPASDYFMAELMALADITSANARNRQTKRVGKLISEENRHELVKALFNAVFPKEQISKIESWADRLNINDEGTLKQFVKQYKASEHNSMYQLLLWIEYAKHTQDDELMAESKEDLASYIREVAILSQLKK; from the coding sequence ATGATTGACTGGTCAGAACAGGATATGCGTGTCTCGCGCACAGAACTCAAAAAAGCTCATGAGCGCTTGCAAGAGTTGTCGATACCGCTTGCTAACCTATCAAAAAAGCAGCTAAAAACCCTGCCAGCCAGTGATTATTTTATGGCAGAGTTGATGGCTTTGGCTGATATCACTAGCGCCAATGCTCGTAATCGCCAGACCAAGCGCGTCGGTAAACTTATTAGTGAAGAAAATCGCCATGAATTGGTCAAAGCCTTGTTTAATGCTGTGTTCCCTAAAGAACAAATCTCAAAGATAGAAAGCTGGGCTGATCGCTTGAATATCAATGATGAAGGGACGCTAAAACAATTTGTTAAACAGTACAAGGCTTCTGAGCACAACAGCATGTATCAACTGCTGCTATGGATTGAGTATGCCAAACACACACAAGATGACGAGCTGATGGCTGAGTCTAAAGAAGATTTGGCCAGTTACATTCGTGAAGTGGCTATCTTGTCGCAGTTGAAAAAATAA
- a CDS encoding thiol:disulfide interchange protein DsbA/DsbL: MKRVITLTGLAMAVGFATMGAQAANYVAGKDYRVIDNPEKISGDAIIVREFFWYGCPHCNVLDPHMEKWAKTKDKDVVFLKTPAALNPVWEANARGFYAAQLLGFENKTHSALFNAIHKDGKKLFDQASLSKWYGSKGVDEKKFNSLYNSFAVGTKIGRSQAGAKRYQLSGVPAVVVQGKYVVTGENATVPKVVEFLVDKVRAEKK; this comes from the coding sequence ATGAAACGTGTCATTACACTGACTGGTCTGGCTATGGCCGTTGGATTTGCTACTATGGGCGCACAAGCTGCCAACTACGTTGCTGGAAAAGACTATCGCGTGATAGACAATCCAGAAAAAATCAGCGGTGATGCTATCATTGTTCGTGAATTTTTCTGGTATGGTTGCCCGCATTGTAATGTGCTTGACCCGCATATGGAAAAATGGGCGAAGACCAAAGATAAAGACGTGGTATTTCTCAAGACTCCAGCAGCGCTTAACCCAGTATGGGAAGCCAACGCTCGTGGTTTTTATGCCGCACAGCTTTTAGGATTTGAAAACAAAACCCATAGTGCACTATTCAATGCGATTCATAAAGATGGCAAAAAGCTATTCGATCAGGCGTCTTTAAGCAAATGGTATGGTTCAAAAGGGGTTGATGAAAAGAAATTCAACAGTCTTTATAACTCATTTGCGGTTGGTACAAAGATTGGTCGTTCACAAGCTGGTGCTAAACGCTATCAGCTTTCTGGTGTACCTGCTGTCGTCGTACAAGGTAAATACGTTGTGACTGGCGAAAATGCGACTGTTCCTAAAGTGGTCGAGTTCTTGGTAGACAAAGTTCGCGCTGAAAAAAAATAA